In Halovivax gelatinilyticus, the following are encoded in one genomic region:
- a CDS encoding S8 family serine peptidase produces MKSAHKQLLAVTLAILMTGAVFAPIGMASGDDLTTTSVQSASGDAVTTDIDESLYDETGETELFLFLPDIAETDRQGDSDAVIDALKTQADLAQEPVISELDRYDAVDVEDTFWIRNSIHVTADLDRVSVEELAEIDGIESIEPHLTVDAPEPVDVENDVDPQQSYTYGLEQINVPEAWGDFGATGENVRVVVADTGVDADHPDIELAAEDGWSDPVGGSSTPVDNHGHGTHVSGTIAGGADSGTAIGVAPDAELANVRVCTGSGCQGAAIMESFQFAVDTDSDVINLSLGGPITGSYVDVVYNSMDAGTLVVSSIGNDGEGTSGSPGAPYDSIASGATNENLQVTSFSGGTLLQEGDFGGNWMSHWPAGSFITPDVAAPGAAVVSAQPGGGYQQMSGTSMSSPHKAGVATAILSTNDALDPWDVQDIMMDTAWKPDFWDPNSAMHYNPDTERDSRYGTGIVDLHAAVAAVGADPGIIQGTVTDDTGAAIEGATVSAGSSSDETDANGNYELSVLADTYDVTAEAFGYESDSQTVSVGEGETVTADFSLAELEEFAAVGVIGDGSYAGNVASLLDDATGEDVFVETLSSSEALDAEHDVFVVQTIDSSNVGDFVDATSGDDVGVIYLDMYEESAGDANGVTQFASVSNDVDGVDEDFSQGADGPYYSVEQSHEIVDGLGDEIPIHTDQYADHAWMTGTSFDVIAGVTVDGTSVGSGLAVDDSSATVLAASSGLSEYVSASDVTDESVAVLVNSIEYLVDGEPEPPEDGEFEVSILETNSPVTEGEDLVVDVEVEHVEEPDDPLAADVVEQTIELADFDGAVVDSEAVSLDLGDSTEISLTWNTQAGDAGSGDLTVSSEDDSDTAAVTVDAEDEPAEGFVRLGEASAAEGDVATVELDTDLANIAGYQAEIHYDADVFEFVGAEGVDLNDPVVNDDDDGVLGLAMSQASGVDAPTLAELSFEAVGEDGDSTDLFFVEENTQLNDEESVVEPAEYLAGSLQVGTDCALPGDVNGDGEVNSLDATLTQQYIAGLDPEGFVNPACGDLTGDGEITPADVTAIHQIIVGIWA; encoded by the coding sequence ATGAAGTCAGCACATAAACAACTGCTCGCGGTAACGCTGGCTATTCTGATGACGGGTGCGGTATTCGCCCCGATCGGGATGGCGTCGGGTGACGATCTCACCACGACATCGGTACAGTCAGCATCCGGCGACGCAGTGACGACGGATATCGACGAATCGCTCTACGACGAAACCGGCGAAACGGAACTGTTCTTGTTCCTCCCTGACATCGCAGAGACCGATCGACAGGGGGATTCGGATGCAGTGATCGATGCGCTCAAGACGCAAGCTGATCTGGCTCAGGAGCCGGTCATAAGCGAACTCGACCGATACGACGCGGTCGACGTCGAGGACACGTTCTGGATCCGAAACTCGATTCACGTGACGGCGGACCTCGACCGAGTGAGCGTAGAGGAACTCGCGGAGATCGACGGCATCGAATCGATCGAGCCACACCTCACCGTCGACGCGCCCGAGCCGGTCGACGTCGAAAACGACGTCGATCCACAGCAGAGCTACACGTACGGGCTCGAGCAGATCAACGTCCCAGAAGCCTGGGGCGACTTCGGTGCGACCGGGGAGAACGTCCGCGTCGTCGTTGCCGATACCGGCGTCGACGCCGATCACCCGGACATCGAACTCGCCGCCGAAGACGGCTGGTCCGATCCGGTCGGCGGTTCGTCGACGCCAGTCGACAACCACGGACACGGAACGCACGTGAGCGGCACGATTGCCGGCGGTGCCGATTCCGGAACGGCGATCGGTGTCGCTCCTGACGCCGAACTCGCGAACGTTCGAGTGTGTACTGGATCCGGATGTCAGGGCGCCGCGATTATGGAGTCGTTCCAGTTCGCCGTCGACACCGACTCCGACGTAATTAACCTGAGTCTTGGCGGACCTATCACCGGCTCGTACGTCGACGTCGTCTACAATTCGATGGACGCCGGTACGCTCGTCGTTTCCTCCATCGGCAACGACGGTGAGGGAACGTCAGGTTCGCCCGGTGCGCCGTACGACTCGATCGCAAGCGGTGCGACCAACGAAAACCTGCAGGTGACCAGCTTCTCCGGCGGTACGCTCCTACAGGAAGGCGACTTCGGCGGTAACTGGATGAGCCACTGGCCGGCCGGCTCGTTCATCACGCCTGACGTCGCGGCTCCCGGAGCGGCCGTTGTGAGTGCCCAGCCTGGTGGCGGCTACCAGCAGATGTCGGGCACGTCGATGTCCTCGCCACACAAAGCAGGCGTGGCAACGGCGATCCTCTCGACGAACGATGCGCTAGACCCCTGGGACGTCCAGGATATTATGATGGATACGGCCTGGAAGCCGGACTTCTGGGACCCGAACAGCGCGATGCACTACAACCCCGACACCGAGCGCGATTCGCGCTACGGGACCGGTATCGTCGACCTGCACGCGGCCGTGGCAGCGGTCGGCGCCGACCCCGGAATCATCCAGGGAACGGTGACCGACGATACTGGTGCGGCGATCGAAGGCGCGACCGTCTCGGCGGGCAGTTCGAGCGACGAGACGGACGCGAACGGTAACTACGAACTGAGCGTCCTCGCTGACACGTACGACGTGACCGCCGAGGCGTTCGGCTACGAGTCGGACAGTCAGACCGTGAGCGTCGGCGAGGGCGAGACGGTGACGGCGGACTTCTCGCTCGCCGAACTCGAAGAGTTCGCCGCAGTCGGCGTGATCGGCGACGGCTCTTACGCGGGCAACGTCGCGAGTCTGCTCGACGATGCGACCGGTGAGGATGTCTTCGTCGAGACGCTTTCGTCATCCGAAGCACTCGACGCCGAGCACGACGTCTTCGTCGTCCAGACCATCGACAGTTCGAACGTCGGTGACTTCGTGGACGCGACGAGCGGCGACGACGTGGGCGTCATCTACCTGGACATGTACGAAGAGTCGGCGGGTGACGCAAACGGCGTGACGCAGTTCGCCAGCGTCAGCAACGACGTCGACGGCGTGGACGAGGACTTCTCGCAGGGTGCGGACGGTCCGTACTACAGCGTCGAGCAGTCACACGAGATCGTCGACGGTCTCGGCGACGAGATCCCGATCCACACGGATCAGTACGCCGATCACGCGTGGATGACGGGCACGTCGTTCGACGTGATCGCGGGCGTGACGGTCGACGGCACGTCGGTCGGTAGCGGACTGGCGGTCGACGATTCGAGTGCGACGGTACTCGCGGCCTCGTCAGGTCTGAGCGAGTACGTCAGCGCCAGCGACGTGACCGACGAGTCGGTCGCGGTGCTGGTAAACTCGATCGAGTACCTCGTTGATGGCGAACCCGAGCCGCCGGAAGACGGTGAGTTCGAGGTTTCGATCCTCGAGACCAACTCCCCGGTGACCGAAGGTGAGGACCTCGTCGTCGACGTCGAAGTCGAACACGTCGAGGAACCCGACGACCCGCTCGCGGCTGACGTCGTCGAGCAGACGATCGAACTCGCGGACTTCGACGGCGCGGTCGTCGACTCCGAAGCGGTCTCGCTCGATCTCGGCGATTCGACCGAGATTTCTCTCACGTGGAACACGCAGGCCGGTGACGCCGGTAGCGGCGACCTCACGGTCAGCAGCGAAGACGACAGCGATACGGCAGCGGTGACGGTCGACGCTGAGGACGAGCCGGCGGAAGGCTTCGTCCGTCTCGGTGAGGCGAGTGCAGCCGAAGGCGATGTTGCGACGGTCGAACTCGATACGGACCTGGCGAACATCGCTGGCTACCAGGCCGAAATCCACTACGACGCGGACGTCTTCGAGTTCGTCGGCGCAGAGGGCGTCGACCTGAACGACCCGGTCGTCAACGACGATGACGACGGCGTACTCGGACTGGCGATGAGTCAGGCGAGCGGCGTCGACGCACCGACGCTGGCTGAACTCTCGTTCGAGGCTGTCGGCGAGGACGGCGACTCGACCGATCTTTTCTTCGTCGAGGAGAACACGCAGCTTAACGACGAAGAGAGCGTCGTCGAGCCGGCGGAGTACCTCGCGGGATCGCTGCAAGTCGGAACGGACTGTGCGCTTCCGGGTGACGTCAACGGCGACGGCGAAGTGAACTCACTCGACGCAACGTTGACCCAGCAGTACATTGCCGGCCTCGACCCCGAAGGCTTCGTCAACCCAGCGTGCGGTGACCTGACGGGAGATGGCGAGATCACACCAGCGGACGTGACGGCGATCCACCAGATCATCGTCGGTATCTGGGCCTGA
- a CDS encoding class I SAM-dependent methyltransferase, whose translation MSKNTDSDADIDPSESTGENPLAAVVPKARTEIAIESLRAEGIYDDRRAVRSFDDERTALPVTEPPAETRIDRVVRQVEPTFRPTNLDAMLAERGWSEAERARAPGSWAVIGSVVLVTIPSDCPDEGAVAEALLELHGDAETVLADEGIGGPFREPRTRHLAGERETETVHVEHGTAYGLDPAAVMFSPGNQAERVRMGRVVSGSANADLDPVSDSGEVSATADSAGEGGLDAAERVFDMFAGIGYFTLPMARAGAHVTATEANPTAFRYLLENAVRNDVTDRIAAYNADCRDVARTVDADRVVMGYYGIDADEGRDVESQHAEWREQTAATYLPAALEAVVPGGTVHYHEAVHEDALWEGPLDRLDRAIEDAGKTFTVDARRRVKTHSAGVVHVVVDARIE comes from the coding sequence ATGAGTAAGAATACGGATTCGGACGCCGATATCGATCCGTCGGAGTCAACCGGCGAAAACCCACTCGCGGCCGTCGTTCCGAAGGCTCGCACGGAGATTGCGATCGAATCGCTTCGCGCGGAAGGGATCTACGACGATCGGCGGGCGGTGCGGTCGTTCGACGACGAGCGAACGGCGCTTCCGGTGACGGAGCCGCCCGCAGAGACCCGGATCGACCGCGTCGTTCGGCAGGTCGAGCCGACGTTTCGGCCGACGAATCTCGACGCGATGCTCGCCGAACGGGGATGGAGCGAGGCGGAACGGGCGCGGGCACCCGGCTCGTGGGCCGTGATCGGGTCGGTCGTCCTCGTCACGATTCCGTCCGATTGCCCGGACGAGGGGGCGGTCGCTGAGGCGCTTTTGGAACTCCACGGCGACGCCGAGACCGTGCTGGCCGACGAGGGAATCGGCGGCCCCTTCCGGGAGCCACGAACGCGCCACCTTGCTGGCGAGCGAGAGACGGAGACGGTCCATGTCGAACACGGCACGGCGTACGGACTCGATCCCGCAGCGGTCATGTTTTCGCCAGGAAATCAGGCCGAACGCGTCCGAATGGGTCGGGTCGTTTCTGGATCGGCGAATGCCGATTTGGATCCTGTTTCGGATTCCGGTGAGGTGTCAGCCACCGCGGATTCGGCCGGCGAAGGCGGGTTAGACGCCGCCGAGCGGGTCTTCGATATGTTCGCCGGAATCGGCTATTTCACGCTTCCGATGGCTCGGGCCGGCGCACACGTGACGGCGACCGAGGCGAATCCGACCGCCTTTCGATACTTGCTCGAGAACGCGGTCAGAAACGACGTGACGGATCGCATCGCGGCGTACAACGCCGACTGTCGGGACGTTGCGAGGACCGTCGACGCCGACCGCGTCGTCATGGGGTATTACGGCATCGATGCCGATGAGGGCCGCGACGTCGAGAGTCAGCACGCGGAGTGGCGAGAACAGACGGCCGCTACCTACCTCCCGGCGGCCCTAGAGGCGGTCGTTCCCGGGGGAACCGTCCACTATCACGAGGCCGTCCACGAAGACGCGCTGTGGGAAGGTCCGCTCGACCGACTCGACCGAGCCATCGAGGACGCTGGAAAGACGTTCACAGTGGACGCACGCAGGCGCGTGAAGACGCATAGCGCCGGCGTCGTTCACGTCGTCGTCGACGCTCGGATCGAGTGA
- a CDS encoding 60S ribosomal export protein NMD3 encodes MSESRAFCPRCGDPVPDRPPEESAADPLRPSASVDLCQSCYFDDFEFVDAPDTLEVLVCARCGAVRRGNRWVDIDADDYTDVAIDAVTEALSVHVDVDDVAWQVDPEHVDQNTIRMHCLFTGLVRDEPVDETVVVPVTIGRGTCTRCGRIAGNYYASIVQLRAADRTPTATEIDRTKEIANAVVAEMEATGDRNAFVTEMGEVDDGLNIKLSTTKIGKKVANKVREEFGGTVSDSETLVTEDEDGNEVYRVTFAVRLPPYVPGEVIDLADDDDGPVLVRSARGNLKGVRLRTGERYEASYEEGIAPEARRLGTRDDGEETTVVTVEDEHSIQVLDPETYEAKTIARPAYVDPEAETVPVLKSRAGLHVLPPEESDE; translated from the coding sequence ATGAGCGAATCACGCGCGTTCTGTCCTCGGTGTGGGGACCCGGTTCCGGATCGGCCGCCCGAGGAATCGGCAGCCGATCCGCTTCGGCCGTCGGCGTCGGTCGACCTCTGTCAGTCGTGTTACTTCGACGACTTCGAGTTCGTCGACGCCCCCGACACGCTTGAGGTGCTCGTGTGCGCGCGATGTGGCGCGGTTAGACGCGGAAACCGGTGGGTCGACATCGACGCCGACGATTACACCGACGTCGCGATCGACGCCGTCACGGAGGCGCTTTCGGTCCACGTCGACGTCGACGACGTCGCCTGGCAGGTCGACCCGGAGCACGTCGATCAGAACACGATCCGAATGCACTGTCTGTTCACCGGACTGGTCAGGGACGAACCGGTCGACGAGACGGTCGTCGTCCCCGTGACGATCGGCCGGGGCACCTGCACGCGGTGCGGTCGAATCGCGGGCAACTACTACGCGAGCATCGTCCAGCTTCGCGCCGCGGACCGAACGCCGACGGCGACGGAGATCGACCGGACGAAGGAGATCGCGAACGCGGTCGTCGCGGAGATGGAGGCCACCGGCGATCGAAACGCGTTCGTCACCGAGATGGGCGAGGTCGACGACGGGTTGAACATCAAGCTCTCGACCACCAAAATCGGCAAGAAAGTCGCGAACAAGGTCAGAGAAGAGTTCGGTGGCACCGTTTCCGACTCGGAGACGCTCGTTACGGAAGACGAGGACGGAAACGAAGTGTACCGCGTCACCTTCGCGGTCAGGCTCCCGCCGTACGTCCCGGGCGAGGTGATCGACCTCGCTGACGACGACGATGGTCCGGTCCTCGTCAGAAGCGCCCGCGGCAACCTCAAGGGCGTTCGGCTGCGGACCGGCGAGCGATACGAGGCGTCGTACGAGGAAGGGATCGCACCCGAGGCCCGGCGGCTGGGGACGCGCGACGACGGGGAGGAGACGACGGTGGTCACAGTCGAAGACGAACACTCGATCCAGGTGCTAGACCCCGAGACGTACGAGGCGAAGACGATCGCCCGGCCGGCGTACGTCGATCCGGAGGCCGAGACGGTACCCGTACTGAAGAGTCGCGCCGGCCTGCACGTCCTGCCGCCTGAAGAGAGCGATGAGTAA
- the htpX gene encoding zinc metalloprotease HtpX has protein sequence MEWTPDWGLRARMVLTMFLLFVLYIVFAGLITAYTGGGLLIFAMLFGGFSVVQYYFSDTLTLKSMGAKTVSADEYPQLHRSIERLSQQADLPKPTVAVVDEDVPNAFATGRNQSNAAVAVTTGLLRTLDRDELDGVLAHELAHVKNRDMMVMTFASLLATIAFMFVRWGAFFGGGRGRGGGRGGGGIMVAILISLVVWIISYILMRALSRYREYSADRGAAAITGNPGALASALISISDGVDKIPDRDLRDEAEMNAFFIIPLKSGVVGKLFATHPPTEKRIEQLRQLEREMETV, from the coding sequence ATGGAATGGACGCCGGACTGGGGACTGCGAGCCCGGATGGTGCTGACGATGTTCTTACTGTTCGTCCTATACATCGTCTTCGCCGGGTTGATCACCGCCTACACCGGTGGCGGCCTACTCATCTTCGCGATGCTCTTCGGCGGGTTCTCGGTCGTCCAGTACTACTTCAGCGACACGCTCACCCTGAAGAGCATGGGGGCGAAGACGGTCTCGGCCGACGAGTATCCGCAGCTACACCGGTCGATCGAACGACTCTCCCAGCAGGCCGACCTCCCGAAGCCGACCGTCGCCGTCGTCGACGAGGACGTCCCGAACGCCTTCGCGACCGGGCGCAACCAGTCGAACGCCGCCGTCGCCGTGACGACCGGCCTGCTCCGCACGCTCGACCGTGACGAGTTAGACGGCGTCCTGGCGCACGAACTCGCCCACGTGAAAAATCGCGACATGATGGTGATGACGTTCGCCTCGCTGCTGGCGACGATCGCCTTTATGTTCGTTCGCTGGGGCGCCTTTTTCGGCGGCGGACGCGGTCGCGGCGGCGGTCGTGGTGGCGGCGGTATCATGGTCGCCATCCTCATCTCGCTCGTCGTCTGGATCATCAGCTACATCCTCATGCGTGCGCTCTCGCGCTACCGCGAATACTCGGCCGACCGCGGCGCGGCCGCGATCACCGGCAATCCCGGGGCGCTGGCCTCCGCGCTCATCTCGATCTCCGACGGCGTCGACAAGATACCCGACCGCGACCTGCGAGACGAAGCCGAGATGAACGCCTTCTTCATCATCCCGTTGAAGTCGGGCGTCGTCGGCAAACTGTTCGCGACCCACCCGCCGACGGAGAAACGCATCGAACAGCTCCGCCAGCTCGAACGCGAGATGGAGACGGTGTAG
- the pspAB gene encoding PspA-associated protein PspAB: MGLLDGLRAALGLRAEADARRDADPEDLFGMSTAYLTMHAELGYESTGEGALCFSGVDASGFHDTIDEVEAILEAGREETGTDFAVTDDSHGYQWVVLEDDDPEDLVTSMHFAADTFVENGYGSRLLAAVFGYEKRARQSGRGGDDGRAYWIYSFRRGAFYPFAPRPGRERDSSAEFKLESVLDGELQIESETEYWYPLWPSSDGRHPWE, translated from the coding sequence ATGGGACTGCTCGACGGATTGCGCGCCGCGCTCGGGTTACGCGCGGAAGCCGATGCGCGCCGAGACGCCGACCCGGAGGATCTCTTCGGTATGAGCACCGCCTACCTGACGATGCACGCCGAACTCGGGTACGAGTCGACTGGCGAGGGCGCGCTCTGTTTCTCCGGCGTCGACGCCAGCGGCTTTCACGACACCATCGACGAGGTCGAGGCCATCCTCGAAGCCGGTCGCGAGGAGACGGGAACTGACTTCGCGGTGACCGACGATTCGCACGGCTACCAGTGGGTCGTCCTCGAAGACGACGACCCCGAGGACCTGGTGACGAGCATGCACTTCGCCGCGGACACCTTCGTCGAGAACGGCTACGGCTCGCGGCTGCTGGCGGCGGTCTTCGGCTACGAGAAGCGAGCGCGACAGAGCGGTCGCGGCGGCGATGACGGTCGCGCCTACTGGATCTACTCCTTCCGACGCGGCGCGTTCTACCCGTTCGCGCCCCGCCCCGGCCGCGAACGCGATTCGAGCGCGGAGTTCAAGCTCGAATCCGTGCTCGACGGCGAACTCCAGATCGAATCGGAGACGGAGTACTGGTACCCCCTCTGGCCGAGTTCGGACGGCAGACATCCCTGGGAGTAA
- the radA gene encoding DNA repair and recombination protein RadA, protein MADVDLETLPGVGPATADKLTDAGFDSYQSLAVASPSELSNTADVGESTAADIVNAARDAADVGGFETGSAVLERRNKIGKLTWHVDEVDDLLGGGIETQSITEVYGEFGSGKSQVTHQMAVNVQLPQEVGGLHGSAMFIDSEDTFRPERIDDMVRGLPDEAIDAALEDREIEGSADDEEAVDELVESILEKIHVAKAFNSNHQMLLAEKAKELASDLEDTEYPIRLLCVDSLTAHFRAEYVGRGELAPRQQKLNKHLHDIDKVGNLYNAAVIVTNQVASNPDSFFGDPTQPIGGNILGHKSTFRIYLRKSKGTKRIVRLVDAPNLADGEAVMRVEDEGLVPE, encoded by the coding sequence ATGGCAGACGTAGACCTCGAAACCCTGCCGGGCGTCGGCCCGGCCACGGCGGACAAGCTTACAGACGCGGGCTTTGACTCCTATCAGAGTCTGGCGGTCGCCTCGCCCTCCGAACTCTCGAACACGGCGGACGTCGGCGAGTCGACCGCCGCGGACATCGTCAACGCCGCCCGCGACGCGGCGGACGTCGGCGGCTTCGAGACCGGCTCAGCCGTCCTCGAACGGCGCAACAAGATCGGCAAACTCACCTGGCACGTCGACGAGGTGGACGACCTCCTCGGCGGCGGCATCGAGACCCAGTCGATTACCGAGGTGTACGGCGAGTTCGGCTCCGGGAAGTCTCAGGTCACCCACCAGATGGCCGTCAACGTCCAGCTTCCGCAGGAAGTCGGCGGCCTCCACGGCAGCGCGATGTTCATCGACTCCGAGGACACCTTCCGACCCGAGCGGATCGACGACATGGTTCGCGGACTGCCCGACGAGGCCATCGACGCCGCGCTCGAAGACCGCGAGATCGAAGGATCGGCCGACGACGAGGAAGCCGTCGACGAACTCGTCGAGTCCATCTTAGAGAAGATCCACGTCGCGAAGGCGTTCAACTCCAACCACCAGATGCTGCTCGCCGAGAAGGCGAAAGAACTCGCCAGCGACCTCGAAGACACCGAGTACCCCATCCGGCTGCTCTGCGTCGACTCGCTGACCGCCCACTTCCGCGCGGAGTACGTCGGCCGTGGCGAACTCGCGCCCCGCCAGCAGAAGTTAAACAAGCACCTCCACGACATCGACAAGGTCGGCAACCTCTACAACGCAGCCGTCATCGTCACCAACCAGGTCGCCTCGAACCCCGACTCGTTCTTCGGCGACCCGACCCAGCCGATCGGCGGCAACATCCTCGGCCACAAGTCCACCTTCCGCATCTACCTCCGGAAGTCCAAGGGCACGAAGCGGATCGTCCGCCTCGTCGACGCGCCTAACCTCGCCGACGGCGAGGCCGTCATGCGCGTCGAGGACGAGGGACTCGTTCCGGAATAA